A genome region from Bufo gargarizans isolate SCDJY-AF-19 chromosome 2, ASM1485885v1, whole genome shotgun sequence includes the following:
- the NFU1 gene encoding NFU1 iron-sulfur cluster scaffold homolog, mitochondrial, with amino-acid sequence MAAPIGRWMCCAAQFGGRFYRHTKTSFYSTTAPTLYQFAARKPQLSLKVIQNPARCMFVQTQDTPNPNSVKFIPGRAVLDARTMDFPNPASAFCSPLARHLFRVEGVKSVFLGPDFITVTKESEEIDWNLIKPDIYATIMDFFSSGLPIITDDAPRSETAASEDDDEVVAMIKELLDTRIRPTVQEDGGDVLYRGFQDGIVQLKLQGSCTSCPSSIITLKSGIQNMLQFYIPEVEGVEQVTDDDDEAAGQEPASS; translated from the exons atggcggcgcccataggcAGGTGGATGTGTTGCGCAGCACAGTTTGGAGGGCG CTTTTACCGCCATACAAAGACTTCATTTTATTCCACGACAGCCCCAACACTTTATCAGTTTGCTGCAAGGAAACCTCAGCTGTCTCTCAAAGTTATTCAGAATCCAG CACGATGTATGTTCGTCCAGACACAGGACACCCCAAATCCCAACAGCGTCAAGTTCATCCCAGGAAGAGCCGTTTTGGATGCAAGGACCATGGATTTCCCAAACCCTGCTTCTGCATTCTGCTCCCCTTTGGCCAG GCATCTCTTTAGAGTTGAAGGCGTTAAAAGCGTTTTCCTTGGGCCTGATTTCATTACAGTTACAAAG GAGAGCGAAGAGATAGACTGGAACTTGATCAAGCCCGATATCTACGCCACCATCATGGACTTCTTTTCTTCAGGCTTGCCTATAATAACAGATGATGCGCCTCGCAGTGAGACTG CTGCTTCTGAAGATGATGACGAAGTTGTGGCCATGATCAAAGAACTTCTGGATACCAGAATCCG GCCAACGGTACAAGAAGACGGTGGTGACGTACTCTACCGAGGCTTTCAGGATGGTATTGTTCAGCTGAAGCTCCAGGGATCTTGCACCAGTTGTCCAAGCTCCATTATCACACTAAAGAGTGGCATTCAGAATATGCTGCAGTTCTatatcccagaggtggaaggcgtGGAGCAG GTGACTGATGACGACGATGAAGCTGCTGGACAAGAACCTGCATCTTCTTGA